In Arvicanthis niloticus isolate mArvNil1 chromosome 4, mArvNil1.pat.X, whole genome shotgun sequence, a single window of DNA contains:
- the LOC117707819 gene encoding histone-lysine N-methyltransferase SETDB1-like isoform X2 → MAVLRKSAQDVQKFMDAVNKKSSSQDLRKGTLGQVSGELSKDGDLIVSMRILGKKRTKTWHKGTLIAIQTVGLGKKYKVKFDNKGKSLLSGNHIAYDYHPPADKLFVGSRVVAKYKDGNQVWLYAGIVAETPNVKNKLRVL, encoded by the exons ATGGCTGTCTTAAGAAAATCAGCTCAAGATGTCCAGAAGTTCATGGATGCTGTCAACAAGAAAAGCAGTTCTCAAGATCTACGTAAAG GAACCTTGGGTCAGGTGTCTGGAGAACTGAGCAAAGATGGGGACCTGATAGTCAGCATGCGGATTCTGGGCAAGAAGAGGACTAAGACATGGCACAAAGGCACCCTTATTGCCATCCAGACTGTGG GGCTAGGAAAGAAATACAAAGTGAAATTTGACAACAAAGGAAAGAGTCTGCTGTCTGGGAACCATATTGCCTATGATTACCACCCTCCCGCTGACAAGCTGTTTGTGGGTAGTCGAGTGGTGGCCAAGTACAAAGATGGAAATCAGGTCTGGCTTTATGCTGGCATTGTAGCTGAGACCCCTAACGTCAAGAACAAGCTCAG GGTCTTGTAA
- the LOC117707819 gene encoding histone-lysine N-methyltransferase SETDB1-like isoform X1, with protein sequence MAVLRKSAQDVQKFMDAVNKKSSSQDLRKGTLGQVSGELSKDGDLIVSMRILGKKRTKTWHKGTLIAIQTVGLGKKYKVKFDNKGKSLLSGNHIAYDYHPPADKLFVGSRVVAKYKDGNQVWLYAGIVAETPNVKNKLRVSLITQSSLKHAM encoded by the exons ATGGCTGTCTTAAGAAAATCAGCTCAAGATGTCCAGAAGTTCATGGATGCTGTCAACAAGAAAAGCAGTTCTCAAGATCTACGTAAAG GAACCTTGGGTCAGGTGTCTGGAGAACTGAGCAAAGATGGGGACCTGATAGTCAGCATGCGGATTCTGGGCAAGAAGAGGACTAAGACATGGCACAAAGGCACCCTTATTGCCATCCAGACTGTGG GGCTAGGAAAGAAATACAAAGTGAAATTTGACAACAAAGGAAAGAGTCTGCTGTCTGGGAACCATATTGCCTATGATTACCACCCTCCCGCTGACAAGCTGTTTGTGGGTAGTCGAGTGGTGGCCAAGTACAAAGATGGAAATCAGGTCTGGCTTTATGCTGGCATTGTAGCTGAGACCCCTAACGTCAAGAACAAGCTCAG ggtcagTCTCATAACGCAGAGTAGCCTGAAAcatgctatgtag